The proteins below are encoded in one region of Bosea sp. BIWAKO-01:
- a CDS encoding flagellar motor protein MotB, with translation MAKPDQPIIIKKVKKAAHAHHGGAWKIAYADFVTAMMAFFLLMWLISMTTQEQKIGLAEYFAPGSVSASTSGAGGVLMGTAVDKSGNKSSASRDTARGITEQEDGARRTSSSRASDREVSRPAAGAQANHSAAASLRQALQNMPEIAELSRNIVIEPAKEGLNVSLVDELGRSMFPEGSVEPHERTRRVLVALAPTLRRLPNQLSVTGHTAAARPGSVRAVDSWSLSAGRALAVRGILSGAGLPNDRFASVVGRADNEPVFPDNPYIAPNQRVTITLLSAEPSLPPNGFR, from the coding sequence ATGGCCAAGCCCGACCAGCCGATTATCATCAAGAAGGTCAAGAAGGCCGCTCATGCGCACCATGGCGGGGCCTGGAAGATCGCCTATGCGGACTTCGTGACCGCCATGATGGCGTTCTTTCTGCTGATGTGGCTGATCAGCATGACGACGCAGGAGCAGAAGATCGGCCTGGCGGAATACTTCGCGCCGGGGTCTGTGAGTGCCAGCACCAGTGGCGCTGGCGGCGTCCTGATGGGGACCGCCGTGGACAAGTCGGGCAACAAGTCGTCGGCGTCCCGCGACACGGCGAGGGGCATCACCGAGCAGGAGGACGGAGCGCGCCGGACCAGCTCGAGCCGCGCCAGCGACCGCGAAGTCAGCCGCCCGGCCGCCGGCGCGCAGGCCAACCACAGCGCCGCAGCCAGCCTCCGGCAGGCGCTCCAGAACATGCCCGAAATAGCCGAGCTGTCGCGCAACATCGTGATCGAGCCGGCCAAGGAGGGCTTGAACGTTTCCCTCGTGGACGAGCTCGGCCGTTCCATGTTCCCCGAAGGCTCGGTCGAACCGCACGAGCGCACCCGCCGCGTGCTGGTGGCGCTCGCGCCCACCCTGCGCCGACTGCCCAACCAACTGTCCGTCACGGGCCACACGGCCGCCGCGCGCCCGGGCTCGGTGCGGGCCGTCGATTCCTGGAGCCTCTCCGCCGGGCGCGCGCTCGCCGTGCGCGGAATCCTGTCGGGTGCCGGGCTCCCCAACGACCGCTTCGCTTCCGTGGTGGGACGCGCCGACAACGAGCCGGTATTTCCCGACAATCCCTATATCGCGCCGAACCAACGGGTGACGATCACGCTGCTCAGTGCGGAGCCGTCGCTGCCCCCGAACGGCTTTCGCTGA
- the motA gene encoding flagellar motor stator protein MotA: MRLIVGTIIVLVCVFGGYAAMGGKLLVLWQPFEFVIILGAAVGAFIIGNTGPVLKAVPAMFGTLMKGSKYKPEAYVELLAMQYSLYKLAKQKGLLAVEQHIEDPSESTLFNAFPTFAANHHAVEFVCDYMRMLTMGADNVHEIDALMDEELETHHQEQERIVAAMQSIADGTPALGIVAAVLGVIKTMGSISEPPEVLGHLIGGALVGTFFGVFVAYGFFGPMAQSLRSIFEAESKYYLSLKAGLLAHISGQPPVMAVEFARKALMSDVRPTFSEVEAATADLPANI, translated from the coding sequence ATGCGGCTGATCGTCGGCACAATCATCGTCCTTGTCTGCGTCTTCGGCGGCTATGCGGCGATGGGCGGCAAACTCCTCGTCCTTTGGCAGCCGTTCGAATTTGTCATCATCCTCGGTGCAGCGGTCGGTGCCTTCATCATCGGCAACACCGGGCCGGTGCTCAAGGCCGTGCCCGCCATGTTCGGCACGCTCATGAAGGGCTCCAAGTACAAGCCGGAAGCCTATGTCGAACTGCTGGCGATGCAGTATTCCCTGTACAAGCTTGCGAAGCAGAAGGGCCTGCTCGCGGTCGAGCAGCACATTGAAGATCCGAGCGAGTCGACGCTGTTCAACGCCTTCCCGACTTTTGCCGCGAACCATCATGCGGTCGAGTTCGTCTGCGACTACATGCGCATGTTGACGATGGGCGCCGACAACGTCCACGAGATAGACGCTCTCATGGACGAGGAACTGGAGACGCACCACCAGGAGCAGGAGCGCATCGTTGCGGCCATGCAGTCGATCGCCGACGGAACACCGGCGCTCGGCATCGTCGCCGCCGTGCTCGGCGTGATCAAGACGATGGGGTCGATCAGCGAGCCGCCGGAGGTGCTGGGACATCTGATCGGCGGCGCGCTCGTCGGCACCTTCTTCGGCGTCTTCGTCGCCTACGGCTTCTTCGGGCCCATGGCGCAGTCGCTCAGGAGCATCTTCGAGGCGGAATCCAAGTACTACCTTTCACTCAAGGCGGGCCTCCTTGCCCATATCAGCGGCCAGCCGCCGGTGATGGCGGTAGAATTTGCTCGCAAGGCTCTGATGAGCGACGTCCGCCCGACCTTCAGCGAAGTGGAAGCGGCAACCGCCGATCTGCCCGCCAACATCTGA